One Candidatus Sulfurimonas baltica DNA segment encodes these proteins:
- the nuoL gene encoding NADH-quinone oxidoreductase subunit L yields the protein MELFLYTALFSPLVGSLFAALFGASPRTKIAGIVPSILLGVSLLSSTILLVLVLSTGHTLHVEMMTWMATGDLYIPFGFVVDQVSVTMMMVVTLVSTVVHVYAVGYMDHDAGFNRFFAWLSAFVFSMLVLVMSDNFAGLFIGWEGVGLCSWGLIGFWYKKESATWAANEAFIMNRIADLGMLIGIFLVYWNTGTLQYDEAFAAMPSLESDVLTWMGIFLFIGAMGKSAQFPLHTWLADAMEGPTPVSALIHAATMVTAGVYLVVRANPLYDLIPHVGLFIASLGAFVAIFAASMALVNRDIKRVIAYSTLSQLGYMFVAAGLGAYWVALFHLMAHAFFKALLFLGAGNVMHAMDSELDPFKMGGLGKKMKASMIMMTLASVALAGIYPFAGFFSKDLILEVGFVEHHYIIYTVLLLTAGLTAFYSFRIIALIFHGEERYKLFGFHPHEAYKFMLVAMSPLLILAIIAGSFKMTYFEMVTYVLPATEYHVHSQLTYWIMTIGTQLFVIAAILFAYKKYTSRDIKVPDGTSKMEKSFAYKLLFNQYYIPYAYEEYIVKPYRELSDACWTKIDEKVVDASVDGIAHMFYSTGENTRAMQSGNLSTMLKWMVAGTVVLLSLAVVFGLAVRYSGEIKTILSGLGA from the coding sequence ATGGAATTATTTTTATATACTGCACTGTTTTCGCCACTAGTTGGTTCTTTGTTTGCAGCACTATTTGGTGCATCTCCTAGGACAAAAATAGCTGGTATCGTTCCAAGTATTTTGCTTGGTGTTTCTCTGCTGAGCAGTACAATCCTTCTTGTTTTGGTACTTTCAACTGGTCATACACTACATGTAGAGATGATGACTTGGATGGCAACCGGAGACTTATATATTCCTTTTGGATTTGTAGTTGATCAAGTATCTGTTACAATGATGATGGTTGTAACGCTAGTTTCAACTGTTGTACATGTATATGCAGTTGGTTATATGGATCACGATGCAGGTTTTAACCGTTTCTTTGCTTGGTTGTCTGCATTTGTTTTTTCAATGCTTGTTCTTGTTATGAGTGATAACTTTGCTGGTCTTTTTATTGGTTGGGAAGGTGTTGGTCTTTGTTCATGGGGTCTTATCGGTTTTTGGTATAAAAAAGAGTCTGCAACATGGGCTGCTAATGAAGCGTTCATTATGAACCGTATTGCTGACCTTGGAATGCTTATTGGTATTTTCTTAGTTTATTGGAATACAGGTACACTTCAGTATGATGAAGCATTCGCTGCTATGCCTTCTTTAGAGAGCGATGTTTTAACTTGGATGGGTATATTTTTGTTTATCGGTGCTATGGGTAAATCAGCTCAGTTTCCACTACATACATGGCTCGCAGATGCGATGGAAGGTCCTACTCCAGTTTCTGCACTAATTCACGCTGCTACTATGGTTACAGCCGGTGTTTATCTTGTAGTTCGTGCTAATCCGTTGTATGATTTAATTCCACATGTAGGGTTGTTTATAGCATCTCTTGGTGCTTTTGTTGCAATTTTTGCAGCATCAATGGCTCTTGTGAATCGTGACATTAAACGTGTTATTGCTTACTCAACTCTTTCTCAGCTTGGATATATGTTTGTTGCAGCAGGACTAGGTGCATACTGGGTTGCATTATTTCACCTTATGGCACACGCATTCTTTAAAGCATTACTATTTCTTGGTGCTGGTAATGTTATGCACGCTATGGATAGTGAACTTGATCCATTTAAAATGGGTGGACTTGGCAAGAAGATGAAGGCTAGTATGATTATGATGACACTAGCATCAGTTGCTCTTGCTGGTATATATCCATTTGCTGGTTTCTTTTCAAAAGATTTAATCCTAGAGGTTGGTTTTGTTGAACATCACTATATCATCTATACAGTGCTACTATTAACTGCTGGTTTAACTGCATTTTATTCATTTAGAATTATTGCTTTAATTTTCCATGGTGAAGAGAGATATAAACTATTTGGTTTTCATCCGCATGAAGCATACAAGTTTATGCTCGTTGCTATGAGCCCACTTTTAATTCTTGCAATTATTGCAGGTTCGTTTAAAATGACATACTTTGAGATGGTTACATATGTACTTCCAGCTACAGAGTATCATGTTCATTCACAATTGACATATTGGATTATGACTATTGGTACACAACTTTTTGTTATTGCTGCAATTCTTTTTGCATATAAAAAATATACATCAAGAGATATAAAAGTACCTGATGGAACTTCTAAAATGGAAAAAAGTTTTGCATATAAACTTTTATTCAATCAATACTATATCCCTTATGCTTATGAAGAGTATATTGTTAAGCCATACAGAGAGTTGTCTGATGCATGTTGGACAAAGATTGATGAAAAAGTTGTTGACGCAAGTGTTGATGGAATAGCACATATGTTCTATTCAACTGGTGAAAACACAAGAGCAATGCAGAGTGGTAATCTATCAACTATGCTTAAATGGATGGTAGCAGGAACTGTTGTCTTGCTATCGTTAGCTGTAGTTTTTGGACTTGCAGTTAGATATTCTGGTGAAATCAAAACGATTTTATCAGGTTTAGGAGCTTAA
- a CDS encoding NADH-quinone oxidoreductase subunit M: MLDHILSILIFFPALAAVLGFVVHKDSMRSYGVAVATVEFALSLWLWFAFDSNVSGMQFMEQVALVPAFGINYIVGVDGISLFIIILASFFTMIGIASLTDTKDVKNMIITLLFLHMTMIGVFVALDAIVFYVFWELSLVPMLYIIGAWGGPRRIYASVKFFLYTFTGSLVMLVGMLFMAYFYYQATGQWSFAILDWYRLILPESFQLWLFVAFFFGFAIKVPMFPFHTWLPYAHGQAPTIGSVILAAILLKMGTYAFIRFSLPLFPDASVYFMYPIAVLAIIMIIYTAMVAYAQKDIKQVVAYSSVSHMGVIILGTFALNVEGITGSVFLMIAHGVVSGALFLLVGVIYDRRHTKLMSEFGGLAAVMPRYATIFGIMMMASVGMPLTINFVGEFLSLIGFYQQSHILTLLAGVAIIVGAIYMLAAYKKMFFGEVTKEENRNLPDVNKRELIALIPLVAITIWLGIYPKPLLEPINNSVEAVVQLMHEKSTTEEAKNRIPNLNILINKTSVKEAH, from the coding sequence ATGTTAGATCATATCTTATCGATTTTAATTTTCTTCCCGGCACTAGCAGCTGTGCTTGGATTCGTTGTTCATAAAGACAGTATGCGTTCATACGGTGTAGCAGTAGCTACAGTGGAGTTTGCGCTATCTCTATGGCTTTGGTTTGCTTTTGATTCAAATGTTTCTGGCATGCAGTTTATGGAGCAGGTAGCTCTTGTTCCAGCATTTGGAATTAACTATATTGTCGGTGTAGATGGTATATCACTATTTATTATTATATTAGCGTCATTTTTTACTATGATTGGGATTGCTTCGTTAACGGATACTAAAGATGTAAAAAATATGATAATCACACTTTTGTTTTTACATATGACAATGATAGGTGTATTTGTTGCTCTTGATGCTATTGTGTTTTATGTATTCTGGGAACTTTCACTAGTACCAATGTTATATATCATTGGTGCATGGGGTGGACCAAGAAGAATTTACGCTTCTGTTAAATTTTTCTTATATACATTTACAGGTTCACTTGTAATGCTAGTTGGTATGCTGTTTATGGCTTATTTTTACTATCAAGCAACAGGTCAATGGAGTTTTGCAATTCTTGATTGGTACCGTCTAATATTGCCTGAATCATTCCAGCTTTGGTTATTTGTAGCATTTTTCTTTGGTTTTGCAATCAAGGTTCCAATGTTTCCATTCCATACTTGGTTACCATACGCTCACGGTCAAGCACCAACTATTGGTTCTGTAATACTTGCGGCAATTTTACTGAAAATGGGTACATATGCTTTTATCCGTTTTTCGCTGCCACTTTTTCCAGATGCGTCAGTTTACTTCATGTACCCAATTGCAGTATTGGCAATTATTATGATTATCTACACTGCGATGGTAGCATACGCACAAAAAGATATTAAGCAGGTTGTTGCATACTCATCTGTATCTCATATGGGTGTAATTATCCTCGGTACATTTGCACTTAATGTTGAGGGAATTACAGGTTCAGTATTTTTAATGATTGCTCACGGTGTTGTCTCTGGTGCTCTGTTCTTGCTTGTAGGTGTTATTTATGACAGACGTCATACAAAACTTATGAGTGAATTTGGTGGACTTGCAGCAGTTATGCCTAGATATGCGACAATTTTTGGAATAATGATGATGGCTTCAGTTGGTATGCCGCTTACAATTAACTTTGTAGGTGAGTTTTTAAGTCTTATTGGTTTTTATCAGCAGTCTCATATCTTAACACTTTTAGCAGGTGTAGCAATAATCGTAGGAGCTATCTACATGCTAGCAGCTTACAAAAAGATGTTCTTTGGTGAAGTTACAAAAGAGGAAAATAGAAATCTCCCAGATGTAAACAAAAGAGAGCTAATAGCATTAATTCCTTTAGTTGCGATAACTATATGGCTAGGTATTTATCCTAAACCGCTCTTAGAGCCTATCAATAATTCAGTAGAAGCAGTTGTTCAGTTAATGCATGAAAAATCTACAACTGAGGAAGCAAAAAATAGAATACCAAATCTTAATATTCTAATTAATAAGACTTCTGTAAAGGAGGCACACTAA
- the nuoN gene encoding NADH-quinone oxidoreductase subunit NuoN, whose protein sequence is MLSPVNISMESLNLMTLAPMLIPIVGALLILVIDLFKSGQDKSLYVMISLLVLGIDFAALLDSAGIFAQNGTVMGVFDVMLIDGLAILSQFIIVAASMLFIPLALTHKRFHEFSYPEFFALFLFMIAGFQFMVATDNLILIFVGLETASLALYTLIAMHNRDKSFEAAVKYFTMGALAAGFFSFGSMVFYALTGSVEINQIASVLSANNYADIGFVLIGVVFLLASFGFKLSMVPFHTWTPDVYEGSSAALAGYMSIVPKIAAFVVAMRLFEFLIHSGIVWLEVILYIGVVLTMTMANIWALVQTDVKRMLAYSSISHAGFVMAAILIGTTQSNSALFLYWILFSFTNLGSFSMLWISRQKNLPAHQQSDHSYDKFAGMVKTSPMAASIMALFMLSLAGLPPFALFWGKLYMISSAITGGYTVLALIMALNSAIAGYYYLKLIVYMFMREPVVGNDGHVYVSNATLPLKTIIGFAAIGTIFAFLLLNPLLEFVTSFVYNSGY, encoded by the coding sequence ATGTTATCACCAGTAAATATTTCAATGGAGTCACTAAACTTAATGACTTTAGCACCAATGCTAATTCCAATAGTTGGTGCTCTTTTAATCTTAGTAATAGATCTGTTTAAAAGCGGACAAGATAAATCTTTATATGTAATGATAAGTTTACTTGTATTGGGAATTGATTTTGCTGCACTGTTAGATTCAGCAGGTATATTTGCCCAAAACGGTACAGTTATGGGTGTTTTTGATGTAATGCTTATAGATGGTTTGGCAATTTTGTCGCAGTTCATTATCGTTGCAGCATCAATGCTTTTTATCCCATTGGCACTAACACATAAGAGATTCCATGAGTTCTCATACCCTGAATTCTTTGCATTATTCTTATTTATGATAGCAGGCTTCCAGTTTATGGTAGCAACTGATAATTTAATATTAATCTTTGTAGGGTTGGAGACAGCTTCTTTAGCACTGTACACTTTGATTGCTATGCATAACCGCGATAAATCATTTGAGGCTGCTGTTAAGTACTTTACAATGGGTGCTTTAGCTGCAGGTTTCTTTAGTTTTGGTTCTATGGTGTTTTATGCACTTACAGGCTCAGTGGAGATAAATCAGATAGCAAGTGTTCTTTCTGCAAACAACTATGCTGATATAGGCTTTGTTCTTATTGGAGTTGTATTCCTTTTAGCATCGTTTGGTTTTAAACTTTCTATGGTCCCTTTTCATACTTGGACTCCAGATGTTTATGAGGGTTCTTCAGCTGCACTAGCTGGATACATGTCAATTGTTCCAAAAATAGCTGCATTTGTTGTTGCCATGAGACTATTTGAGTTTTTAATTCATAGTGGGATAGTTTGGTTAGAAGTGATTTTATATATTGGTGTAGTTCTTACTATGACTATGGCAAATATATGGGCACTTGTTCAAACTGATGTAAAAAGAATGCTTGCATATAGTTCAATCTCACATGCAGGTTTTGTTATGGCAGCAATTTTAATAGGTACTACACAATCAAACAGTGCTCTATTTTTATACTGGATTTTATTTAGTTTCACAAACTTAGGATCTTTTTCTATGTTGTGGATAAGCAGACAGAAAAATCTTCCAGCTCATCAGCAATCAGACCATAGTTATGACAAATTTGCCGGGATGGTTAAAACATCACCAATGGCTGCATCTATTATGGCTCTGTTTATGTTAAGTTTAGCCGGTCTTCCTCCCTTCGCTCTATTTTGGGGTAAGTTATATATGATTAGTTCAGCGATTACAGGAGGCTATACAGTATTAGCACTTATTATGGCACTTAACTCTGCTATAGCCGGTTACTACTACCTAAAACTTATAGTATATATGTTTATGAGAGAACCGGTGGTAGGTAATGATGGACATGTATATGTGTCTAATGCAACACTTCCACTTAAAACTATTATCGGTTTTGCAGCAATAGGAACTATATTTGCTTTTTTATTGCTAAACCCACTCTTAGAGTTTGTTACATCATTCGTATACAATAGCGGATATTAA
- a CDS encoding tetratricopeptide repeat protein, which produces MLKTLLLALSLLLLFTQPIFSLEISLQGAKENHQDFSTLHLRDEDKFLCQDMKNDFDEIVKIVCAFSKSPSQKLKKIQNNFFEITTEVKNKTFFLIIKPYERMKLVPIVFDLTKDDTVFSSNVKLSNHWMVIGYRNELPFIKKNAELDVSINFPFTFAEDKFPYVGSLDMQGNPVHVERVGDVSQYIKIKKLYDDKEYEFTLELIDEVIKEYPNSLFTAELLFYKMKAYSKLMLYDELIDVAKAYLKEYSSDENIAEVLSMAAKSYYKIGLGTDADYFFDRLFTEHDNTVYAQWGYIYKGEMLDSSGSATQARLLFKKALEQTSDIDVASTAAYRLAQNFILSGDIKEASVYADKVAKAKPSYFIESIPESIDMMYDFVDSEDYNTGASIAQALFKSLEDTHEEYETLLKNRGVWLSKTKNKKESLEALNLYLKLFPDGLYEQEVKVAKDGLFFDVSDDNVTTKLTNYEKLINEYSGDSIGNKAIYEKAKLLIQNSKFRDALGLEEKLLKLDTEEYKDVGNMIKSSAIGTMKQALEVKECGSVLEIASKYKIELSDEWDDGIYECAMKGADYELAKKMADKNLKSKDLDERKKWLYRYIKIDFATGNYSNVIEASKDLITLIEDKKNSDYKDVYRYLFDTYSRLENSTKMIDTMAEIEKVYGLDYLDIERYVSLISAGSQKKDSNLVILYGEKVMKIQTISNSNAQSPFVEFALYEAYSKKENYNRALEVIKSLDNIELKKNTRARQKYLLGSIYSKLWRDDDAKAAYQDSINADKESSWAKLAKAAQEI; this is translated from the coding sequence TTGTTAAAAACCTTGCTCTTAGCCCTGTCGCTGCTACTCCTATTTACTCAACCTATTTTTTCACTTGAAATATCTCTTCAAGGTGCAAAAGAGAATCATCAGGATTTCTCAACACTTCATTTAAGAGATGAAGATAAATTTTTATGCCAAGATATGAAAAATGATTTTGATGAAATTGTTAAAATAGTTTGCGCATTTTCAAAATCCCCATCTCAAAAGTTAAAAAAGATACAAAACAATTTTTTTGAGATAACTACTGAAGTAAAGAATAAAACTTTTTTTTTAATAATAAAACCATATGAAAGAATGAAACTTGTCCCAATAGTATTTGACTTAACTAAAGATGATACTGTTTTTAGTTCCAATGTAAAACTCTCAAATCACTGGATGGTTATCGGCTATAGAAATGAATTACCTTTTATAAAGAAAAACGCTGAATTGGATGTATCTATAAATTTTCCATTTACATTTGCAGAAGATAAATTTCCATATGTAGGAAGTTTAGATATGCAAGGAAACCCCGTACATGTAGAAAGAGTCGGGGATGTTTCCCAGTATATAAAAATTAAAAAACTTTATGATGACAAGGAGTATGAGTTTACCTTGGAACTTATTGACGAAGTTATAAAAGAGTATCCAAATTCACTATTCACAGCTGAATTACTGTTTTACAAGATGAAAGCATATTCTAAACTGATGTTGTACGACGAGTTGATAGATGTTGCAAAAGCCTATCTTAAAGAGTATTCTTCAGATGAAAATATTGCTGAAGTCCTCTCGATGGCTGCTAAATCTTACTATAAAATAGGTTTGGGAACCGATGCTGATTACTTTTTTGACCGGCTTTTCACTGAACATGACAATACGGTTTATGCTCAGTGGGGATACATATATAAGGGTGAGATGTTGGATTCGTCCGGCAGTGCTACTCAAGCCAGATTGTTATTTAAAAAAGCATTAGAACAAACTTCTGATATAGATGTAGCTTCAACTGCTGCATACAGATTAGCGCAAAATTTTATATTATCAGGTGATATCAAAGAGGCATCTGTATATGCAGATAAAGTGGCAAAAGCTAAGCCTAGCTACTTTATTGAATCAATTCCAGAATCAATAGATATGATGTATGATTTCGTAGACAGCGAAGATTATAATACAGGAGCATCTATAGCACAAGCCCTCTTTAAGAGCCTAGAAGATACTCATGAGGAGTATGAGACACTCCTGAAGAATAGAGGAGTATGGCTTAGTAAAACAAAAAATAAAAAAGAATCACTTGAAGCCTTGAATCTATACCTAAAGCTATTCCCTGATGGTCTTTATGAACAAGAAGTAAAAGTTGCTAAAGATGGTCTATTTTTTGATGTAAGTGATGATAATGTAACAACAAAATTAACAAATTATGAGAAGCTTATTAATGAATACAGCGGGGACAGCATAGGGAACAAAGCTATATATGAAAAAGCTAAACTCCTTATTCAAAATTCTAAATTCAGAGATGCTCTCGGTTTAGAGGAAAAACTTCTCAAGCTAGACACTGAAGAGTATAAAGATGTTGGAAATATGATTAAATCGTCTGCAATAGGTACCATGAAACAGGCATTAGAGGTAAAAGAGTGTGGCAGTGTATTGGAGATAGCATCAAAATATAAAATTGAACTATCAGATGAATGGGATGATGGGATATATGAGTGTGCCATGAAAGGTGCTGATTATGAACTTGCTAAAAAGATGGCAGACAAGAATTTAAAATCAAAAGATTTAGATGAGAGAAAGAAGTGGTTATATAGATATATTAAAATTGATTTTGCTACTGGAAATTACAGTAATGTTATAGAAGCTTCAAAAGATTTAATAACCCTAATAGAGGATAAAAAAAATTCAGACTACAAAGATGTTTATAGGTACTTATTTGACACATACTCTAGATTAGAAAACAGTACAAAGATGATAGACACTATGGCAGAGATAGAAAAAGTTTATGGATTGGATTATTTAGATATCGAGAGATATGTATCGTTGATATCAGCTGGAAGTCAAAAAAAAGATAGTAATTTAGTAATATTATATGGCGAAAAGGTTATGAAAATACAAACAATTTCTAATTCAAACGCTCAGAGTCCTTTTGTTGAGTTTGCACTTTACGAGGCATATTCAAAAAAAGAAAATTACAATAGAGCACTAGAAGTCATAAAATCACTAGACAATATTGAGTTAAAAAAGAACACAAGAGCAAGACAAAAATATCTTTTAGGCAGTATATACAGTAAGTTGTGGAGAGATGATGATGCAAAGGCAGCTTATCAAGACTCCATAAATGCAGACAAAGAGTCATCTTGGGCTAAATTAGCCAAAGCTGCTCAGGAGATTTGA
- the miaA gene encoding tRNA (adenosine(37)-N6)-dimethylallyltransferase MiaA yields MKQLAIIGPTASGKSDLAINIAKKINAHILSIDSLSIYKEIDIVSAKPSSAELNSVKHFGINLLNPDEYFSVDIFIDLYKKILSTCRGENKNLIIVGGTSFYLKSLLEGLSKLPDISNETKLHVELKLKNLKECYGFLYDLDAPYMSDISPNDSYRIEKAMLIYEASTLTPSEWFRQNSPKPTIENLNIYNIDVDRAVLRERISKRTSKMLELGLIDEVCALEKKYTRAPHAMNSIGIVEVLEYLDGKVTKEVMLDNISTHTAQLAKRQQTFNRTQFKGIVSAPLEELEEIILSQIS; encoded by the coding sequence ATGAAACAACTTGCCATTATTGGTCCAACAGCATCTGGAAAGAGCGATCTGGCTATAAATATAGCCAAAAAGATAAATGCCCACATATTATCTATCGACTCACTAAGTATATATAAAGAGATTGATATAGTCTCAGCAAAACCTTCATCTGCCGAACTAAACTCTGTGAAACATTTTGGTATAAATTTACTTAATCCTGATGAGTACTTCAGTGTTGACATTTTCATTGATTTGTACAAAAAGATACTCTCTACATGTAGAGGTGAAAATAAAAATCTTATTATTGTTGGCGGAACATCTTTTTATCTGAAATCGCTTCTTGAGGGGCTCTCAAAATTACCTGATATTAGTAATGAAACAAAACTGCATGTAGAGTTAAAACTGAAAAATCTAAAAGAGTGTTATGGGTTTTTATATGACTTGGATGCTCCATATATGAGTGATATTTCTCCTAATGACAGCTATAGAATTGAAAAGGCGATGCTTATTTATGAAGCTTCTACTTTAACACCTTCAGAGTGGTTTAGACAAAATTCACCAAAACCGACTATAGAAAACTTGAATATTTACAATATAGATGTAGATAGAGCTGTTTTACGAGAGCGAATCTCTAAAAGAACATCTAAGATGTTAGAGCTTGGCTTAATAGATGAAGTTTGCGCTTTGGAGAAAAAGTATACAAGAGCGCCACATGCTATGAATTCTATAGGGATAGTTGAAGTTTTAGAGTACCTTGACGGCAAAGTTACAAAAGAGGTTATGCTTGATAATATATCAACCCATACGGCACAGTTGGCAAAGAGACAGCAGACTTTCAATCGCACTCAGTTTAAAGGCATTGTCAGCGCTCCACTTGAAGAGCTAGAGGAGATTATACTTTCTCAAATCTCCTGA
- a CDS encoding diacylglycerol kinase — protein sequence MRNQPKYNFFKNTTYALNGLKDLIQTETSFKIELILALILLPVIIFIETTLVYKALMFISLMGMLLAEATNSAIERVVDLVTLEHNHMAGRAKDVGSTIVFLSIFVFTVTWAIILIDIL from the coding sequence TTGAGGAATCAACCGAAGTATAATTTTTTTAAAAACACAACGTATGCTCTAAACGGACTAAAAGATTTAATACAGACGGAGACATCATTTAAAATTGAGCTCATACTTGCTCTGATTTTATTGCCAGTTATTATATTCATAGAAACCACTTTGGTTTATAAAGCTTTGATGTTTATATCACTAATGGGGATGCTTTTGGCAGAGGCTACAAACAGTGCTATTGAGAGAGTCGTTGATTTAGTAACGCTTGAGCATAATCATATGGCCGGTCGAGCAAAAGATGTTGGAAGCACTATCGTTTTTTTAAGCATCTTTGTCTTTACTGTAACCTGGGCAATAATTTTAATAGATATTCTATAA
- the mqnP gene encoding menaquinone biosynthesis prenyltransferase MqnP: MQRYINKIKDFNELVMFEHSIFSLPFIFIAMIVAADGWFGFTLLILGAFAAISARNFAMGLNRFADRDIDAQNPRTSSRPNVDGRLDAPSIMVFTLVNAFVFVGVAYIINPLAFYLSFPILLILGSYSYFKRFSSLAHIVLGISLGLAPIAGVVAVLAEITPWSVMLSLGVIFWVAGFDLLYSLQDMEFDRQNNLHSIPSKYGSEATLLLSAFFHILTVVFWALFAWMAELGIFAFFAVMLGAVMLGYEHYLVRKDFTKIDRAFFTVNGYLGIAFFILIVFDKVL, from the coding sequence TTGCAAAGATATATTAATAAAATTAAAGATTTTAACGAACTGGTAATGTTTGAGCACTCTATATTTTCACTTCCATTTATATTTATCGCTATGATTGTTGCGGCAGATGGTTGGTTTGGTTTTACGCTGCTCATTTTAGGTGCTTTTGCAGCTATTAGTGCGAGAAATTTTGCAATGGGTCTTAACAGGTTTGCAGATAGAGATATAGACGCACAAAATCCAAGGACATCATCTCGTCCAAATGTTGATGGACGATTAGATGCTCCAAGCATTATGGTTTTTACTCTTGTAAATGCTTTTGTCTTTGTTGGGGTTGCTTATATTATAAATCCATTAGCATTTTATCTTAGTTTCCCAATACTCTTAATTCTTGGTTCTTACTCTTACTTTAAACGCTTCTCATCTCTAGCTCATATAGTTTTAGGTATATCTCTTGGACTTGCACCAATAGCCGGTGTAGTTGCAGTTCTTGCAGAGATTACACCTTGGTCTGTAATGCTTAGTTTAGGTGTTATATTTTGGGTTGCAGGGTTTGATCTGCTTTATTCACTGCAGGATATGGAGTTTGACAGACAGAATAATCTTCACTCTATTCCATCAAAATATGGCTCAGAAGCGACACTTCTGCTTTCAGCATTTTTTCATATACTGACAGTAGTTTTTTGGGCGCTGTTTGCTTGGATGGCAGAGCTTGGTATATTTGCATTTTTTGCAGTAATGTTAGGTGCGGTTATGCTTGGATATGAACACTATTTGGTGAGAAAAGATTTTACTAAAATAGATCGTGCATTTTTCACAGTCAATGGTTATCTTGGGATTGCATTTTTTATTTTAATTGTTTTTGATAAGGTTCTATAA
- a CDS encoding FtsW/RodA/SpoVE family cell cycle protein: MADRKLFALVCALIGISIILTYTLSAYTTILFEVNEFHFAVRQALFGFISIFTIWLLAQGDPDKLLAPIGFTLFIGSAILMIAMPFLPDFLVSAVGGAKRWIKFFGFSIAPVEFFKIGFVYFLSWSFSRKLGHHGGMGIKQEYIRFAPYGVVFIGAMFVIAFVQNDLGQVVVLGLTLLFLLMFAGSSFRFFLTLLLGALMFFLFFIFTAEHRILRIKSWWALAQNSVLELLPDAIAKQLRVPTEVEPYQIGHSLNAIHNGGIFGTGVSNGTFKLGFLSEVHTDFVLAGLAEEFGFVGVLLVVFIFMWMIQRIFKIANRSDDSTIYLFSLGVGLLLSFAFLVNAYGISGITPIKGISVPFLSYGGSSILAASFGVGMVLMASKKAKMN, from the coding sequence ATGGCAGATAGAAAACTATTCGCTCTCGTCTGCGCACTTATAGGGATTAGTATTATATTGACTTACACCCTCTCTGCATATACAACTATTCTTTTTGAGGTTAATGAATTTCACTTTGCTGTAAGACAGGCACTTTTTGGATTTATAAGTATATTTACAATATGGTTGCTTGCTCAGGGCGATCCAGATAAGCTTTTAGCCCCAATAGGCTTTACCCTTTTTATAGGCTCAGCTATACTTATGATAGCAATGCCGTTTCTGCCAGACTTTTTAGTTTCAGCAGTTGGGGGAGCAAAACGGTGGATAAAGTTTTTTGGATTCTCTATAGCACCTGTGGAGTTTTTCAAAATCGGATTTGTATATTTTTTATCATGGAGCTTTTCAAGAAAGTTAGGACACCATGGTGGAATGGGGATAAAACAGGAGTATATACGGTTTGCTCCATATGGAGTAGTCTTTATCGGTGCTATGTTTGTTATAGCATTTGTACAAAATGACTTAGGTCAGGTTGTTGTACTTGGATTGACGCTTCTTTTTTTACTTATGTTTGCCGGAAGCAGTTTTAGATTTTTCTTGACTCTTCTCTTAGGAGCACTTATGTTCTTCTTGTTTTTCATTTTTACGGCTGAACATAGAATTCTTCGTATCAAATCTTGGTGGGCTTTGGCGCAAAACAGTGTATTGGAACTTTTACCAGATGCAATAGCAAAGCAGTTAAGAGTTCCTACGGAAGTTGAACCTTATCAAATCGGACACTCACTAAATGCAATTCATAATGGAGGCATATTTGGAACAGGTGTTTCAAACGGTACATTTAAGTTAGGCTTTTTGTCAGAGGTACATACAGACTTTGTTTTAGCAGGATTAGCAGAGGAGTTTGGGTTTGTTGGTGTCTTGTTGGTGGTGTTTATATTTATGTGGATGATTCAAAGAATCTTTAAAATTGCAAATAGATCAGATGACTCGACTATATATCTGTTTAGTTTGGGTGTTGGGTTGCTTTTATCATTTGCCTTTTTGGTAAATGCCTACGGGATTAGCGGTATTACGCCTATTAAAGGAATCTCAGTCCCTTTTTTAAGTTACGGCGGATCTTCTATTTTAGCGGCTTCTTTTGGTGTAGGAATGGTTTTGATGGCATCTAAAAAAGCGAAAATGAATTAA